One part of the Anguilla anguilla isolate fAngAng1 chromosome 11, fAngAng1.pri, whole genome shotgun sequence genome encodes these proteins:
- the zgc:195245 gene encoding uncharacterized protein zgc:195245, whose protein sequence is MSSSIKFPDKRSDCRGTDRKELLNAETRVDASWRGPRCNRLSCRRELALQFFSAEWLELSKLVSPTRTLNSTRKTCRKLQFSHPKDAVCFVGELRWIRVSFFWTCKVCQLIRCCTPGTALHCGILQRLGLKKHLKESYACYHSTSRLASENTEGAKPIKKPINPAMDTPSHDLPRELLLSHKRVLQSGEKPELQRRLEQRRMEQHREQEQALQQPSDLEQELRKRQLRLQEYEQEEVKRRLDQENIPEFVRVKEKLRHIQTSGQ, encoded by the exons ATGTCGTCATCAATCAAA TTTCCTGATAAACGAAGCGACTGCAGGGGCACCGATCGCAAGGAGCTCCTAAATGCGGAGACTCGCGTGGACGCGTCGTGGCGCGGTCCGCGCTGTAACAGGCTGTCATGCAGACGGGAA CTTGCTCTTCAATTTTTCAGTGCGGAGTGGTTAGAGTTGAGTAAACTGGTTTCCCCAACAAGGACTTTAAACAGCACCCGGAAGACGTGCCGAAAGCTGCAGTTTTCCCATCCTAAGGATGCAGTTTGTTTTGTGGGCGAGCTAAGATGGATCAGAGTTAGTTTCTTTTGGACGTGTAAAGTCTGTCAGCTGATACGTTGCTGTACTCCAGGCACAG CCCTGCATTGTGGGATTCTACAGAGGTTAGGACTGAAAAAACACCTAAAAG AGAGCTACGCCTGTTATCATTCCACATCACGCCTGGCTTCAGAGAACACGGAGGGGGCCAAGCCCATCAAGAAACCGATCAATCCCGCGATGGACACGCCGAGCCATGACCTGCCACGCGAGCTGTTGCTAAGCCACAAACG GGTACTGCAGTCGGGAGAGAAGCCGGAGCTGCAGCGGAGGCTGGAGCAGAGGAGAATGGAGCAGCACAGGGAGCAGGAGCAGGCCCTGCAGCAGCCCTCCGACCTGGAGCAGGAGCTCCGCAAGAGGCAGCTCAGACTGCAGGAG TACGaacaggaggaggtgaagaggaGGTTGGACCAGGAGAACATTCCAGAATTTGTGCGGGTGAAGGAGAAACTGCGGCACATCCAGACATCAGGACAGTGA
- the LOC118208080 gene encoding protein kish-B-like, whose protein sequence is MTNVYSFDGILVFGLLFICTCAYLKKVPRLKNWLLSEKRGIWGVFYKGAVIGTRLHLPVALSCLSMAFYVLFIK, encoded by the exons ATGACAAACG TTTATTCTTTTGATGGAATCCTGGTGTTCGGACTCCTCTTCATATGCACCTGTGCGTACCTCAAGAAGGTGCCCCGGCTAAAGAACTGGCTGCTGTCTGAGAAAAGAGGCATCTGGGGTGTCTTCTACAAAG GTGCTGTGATTGGGACAAGgcttcacctgcctgtggcGTTGTCCTGTCTCTCAATGGCATTTTATGTGCTCTTCATAAAGTGA